Proteins co-encoded in one Nicotiana sylvestris chromosome 7, ASM39365v2, whole genome shotgun sequence genomic window:
- the LOC138872800 gene encoding uncharacterized protein, producing the protein MRGYAKFMKDLVTKKRSMNYETIKMTHQVSAIVHSMAPKLEDPGTLTIPCTVWSANFSNALCDLGASIKLIPYSVFKTLEIGQPRPTSMRLQMADRTMKRPLCIIDDVLVRVDKFILLVDFVILDCEVYYEMPIIMDRPFLATGKTLVDVEAGEFTFRV; encoded by the coding sequence ATGCGGGGATATGCcaagttcatgaaggacttggtaacaaagaaaaGATCGATGAATTATGAGACCAtcaagatgactcatcaagtgagtgctattgtgcactcaatggctcctaAGTTGGAAGATCCGGGCACTTTAACAATCCCTTGCACTGTTTGGAGCGCCAATTTTTCCAATGCATTATGTGATCTCGGGGCAAGTATCAAATTGATACCCTAttcggtgttcaaaactttggaaattgggcaaccaagacccacatccatgaggttgcaaatggcggatcgaacaatgaagaggcctttgtgtattattgatgatgtattGGTTCGAGTTGACAAGTTCATCCTCCTAGTAGATTTTGTGATCCTTGATTGTGAAGTATACTATGAGATGCCTATAATCATGgatagacctttccttgctacggggaagacTCTTGTTGATGTGGAAGCCGGTGAGTTCACTTTTCGGGTGTAG